The Vigna unguiculata cultivar IT97K-499-35 chromosome 6, ASM411807v1, whole genome shotgun sequence genome contains a region encoding:
- the LOC114187959 gene encoding protein DETOXIFICATION 41-like isoform X2: MNSESGYQPLLLGLHSHSHIPDLSSDTIEEFLKERSIELRWWPQLVAWESRLIWLLSWASIVVSIFNYMLSFVTLMFTGHLGSLELAGASMAIVGIQGLAYGIMLGMASAVQTVCGEAYGARKYSAMGIILQRAIILHLGAAVILTFLYWFSGSFLKAIGQSESIAEQSQVFARGIILQLYAFAVSCPMQRFLQAQNIVNPLAFMSLGVFLLHLLLTWLVLFVFNCGLLGAALTLSFSWWFLVLLNGLYIILSPRCNQTWGGFTVKAFKGIWPYFKLTAAYAWMLCLETWYNQGLILLSGLISNPTVSVDSISICMNYLNWDLQFMLGLSAATSVRISNELEAAHPRVARFSVIVVNGISIVISVVFSAIILTCQKPLSRLFTSDSEVIEEVSSLTPLLAISVFLNFIQPILSGVAIGSGWQAVVAYVNLASFYVIGLTVGCVLGFQTTLGVAGIWWGMIFAVLVQAATLTILTARTNWDAEVEKALARIKRSAEDETLDLLITNI; the protein is encoded by the exons ATGAACTCAGAGTCAGGGTACCAACCACTTCTACTTGGTCTTCATTCACACTCCCACATTCCAGATTTGTCATCAGACACCATTGAAGAGTTCTTGAAAGAAAGGTCCATTGAGTTGAGATGGTGGCCCCAACTTGTTGCTTGGGAGTCAAGGCTCATATGGTTACTGTCATGGGCCTCCATTGTTGTCTCCATTTTCAACTACATGCTAAGCTTTGTCACCTTGATGTTCACTGGGCACTTGGGCTCTCTTGAGCTTGCTGGGGCATCCATGGCCATTGTTGGAATTCAGGGTCTTGCTTATGGGATTATG TTGGGGATGGCAAGTGCAGTGCAAACAGTGTGTGGAGAAGCATATGGGGCAAGAAAATACTCAGCAATGGGGATCATATTGCAGAGAGCAATTATCTTACACTTGGGAGCTGCAGTGATTCTCACATTTCTGTATTGGTTTTCAGGGTCATTTCTGAAAGCCATAGGTCAGTCAGAGAGCATAGCAGAACAAAGTCAAGTTTTTGCACGCGGAATCATTCTCCAACTCTATGCATTTGCAGTTTCCTGCCCTATGCAGAGGTTCCTCCAAGCACAGAACATTGTGAACCCTCTTGCATTCATGTCACTTGGGGTGTTCCTTCTGCATCTGCTTCTCACTTGGTTGGTTCTCTTTGTTTTCAACTGTGGACTTCTTGGAGCTGCCCTTACTCTCAGCTTCTCATGGTGGTTTCTTGTCTTGTTGAATGGTTTATACATCATTCTTAGCCCAAGATGTAACCAAACTTGGGGTGGCTTCACTGTCAAAGCTTTCAAAGGAATTTGGCCTTATTTCAAACTCACAGCAGCTTATGCTTGGATGCTGTG TTTGGAGACATGGTATAATCAAGGACTGATACTTTTATCTGGGTTGATCTCCAATCCCACAGTCTCAGTGGACAGTATTTCTATTTG TATGAATTACTTAAACTGGGACCTGCAGTTTATGTTGGGTCTAAGTGCTGCAACCAG TGTCAGAATCAGCAATGAATTAGAGGCAGCTCATCCAAGAGTAGCAAGATTTTCTGTCATTGTAGTGAATGGAATCAGCATTGTCATCAGTGTAGTTTTCTCTGCAATTATTTTGACATGCCAGAAGCCTTTGAGCAGGCTTTTCACTTCTGATTCTGAAGTCATTGAAGAAGTTTCTAGTTTGACTCCACTGCTTGCTATCTcagttttcttaaatttcattCAACCCATACTGTCAG GAGTTGCAATTGGAAGTGGATGGCAGGCTGTTGTGGCTTATGTAAATTTGGCTTCTTTCTATGTCATTGGTCTCACTGTTGGGTGTGTTCTTGGCTTTCAAACTACTCTGGGAGTGGCT GGTATCTGGTGGGGGATGATCTTCGCAGTTTTAGTACAAGCAGCAACTCTAACAATTCTGACTGCTAGAACAAATTGGGATGCAGAG GTTGAAAAAGCTCTTGCTCGCATCAAAAGATCAGCAGAAGATGAGACCCTAGATCTCTTGATTACGAATAtttga
- the LOC114187960 gene encoding polyamine oxidase 2-like, producing the protein MESRNKRSPQLTRALCYGNNKQEGRSPSVIVVGGGMAGVAAARALHDASFQVVLLESRDRIGGRIHTDYSFGFPVDLGASWLHGVSKENPLASVIARLGLPLYRTSGDNSVLYDHDLESYALFDTDGNQVPQELVTKVGGIFETILEETNKIREEFSEDMSVFRGLSIVLDRKPELRLEGLAHKVLQWYLCRMEGWFAADSDTISLKAWDQEVLLPGGHGLMVRGYLPVINTLAKGLDIRLGHRVTKVIRRYNGVKVTVENGKTFFADAAIIAVPLGVLKAKRIVFEPKLPDWKEAAIADLGIGIENKIILHFENVFWPNVEFLGVVADTSYGCSYFLNLHKAAGHPVLVYMPSGRLAKDIEKMSDEAAANFAFMQLQRILPDASSPIQYLVSRWGSDINSLGSYSYDAVGKSHELFERLRVPVDNLFFAGEATSMSYPGSVHGAFSTGMMAAEDCRMRVLERYGELDLFQPVMGEEASLSIPLQISRM; encoded by the exons ATGGAGTCCAGAAATAAGCGTAGTCCTCAATTAACCAGAG CTCTGTGCTATGGAAACAACAAGCAGGAGGGGAGGTCACCATCTGTTATTGTTGTTGGTGGTGGCATGGCTGGGGTTGCTGCGGCACGTGCACTCCATGATGCTTCGTTTCAG gttgtTCTCTTAGAATCAAGGGATAGAATTGGTGGCCGAATTCACACTGATTACTCATTTGGTTTTCCTGTTGACCTGGGAGCCTCATG GTTGCATGGAGTTTCCAAGGAAAACCCACTGGCTTCGGTCATTGCGAGGCTGGGGCTACCCCTTTATCGTACGAGTGGAGATAACTCCGTACTTTATGACCATGATTTGGAGAG CTATGCACTTTTTGATACGGATGGGAATCAGGTTCCCCAAGAGTTGGTAACAAAAGTTGGTGGAATATTTGAGACAATTTTAGAGGAG acaaataaaataagagaagaaTTCAGTGAAGACATGTCCGTATTTCGTGGTCTTTCAATTGTTTTGGATAGGAAGCCTGAACTAAG GTTGGAGGGCCTTGCTCATAAGGTGCTTCAGTGGTATTTGTGCAGGATGGAGGGTTGGTTTGCTGCAGATTCTGATACTATTTCACTAAAAGCATGGGATCAG GAAGTGCTGCTCCCCGGTGGTCACGGTCTAATGGTCCGGGGCTACTTGCCTGTTATAAATACCTTAGCCAAGGGTCTTGATATTCGTTTGGGGCACAg GGTGACAAAAGTAATTAGGCGATATAATGGAGTAAAGGTAACAGTGGAAAATGGTAAAACATTTTTTGCTGATGCTGCTATCATTGCTGTTCCGCTTGGGGTGCTTAAAGCAAAGAGAATAGTGTTTGAGCCAAAACTCCCAGACTGGAAGGAAGCTGCCATAGCTGATCTTGGAATTGGAATTGAGAACAAAATCATCTTACACTTCGAAAATGTGTTTTGGCCTAATGTGGAGTTCTTGGGAGTAGTTGCTGATACCTCTTATGGATGCAGCTacttccttaatctccacaAGGCCGCAGGTCATCCTGTCCTTGTTTACATGCCTTCTGGGCGGCTTGCCAAAGACATCGAAAAGATGTCTGATGAAGCAGCTGCCAACTTCGCTTTCATGCAGCTCCAGAGGATTCTTCCAGATGCTTCTTCACCG ATTCAGTATCTTGTGTCTCGGTGGGGCTCAGATATAAATTCACTAGGTTCGTATAGCTATGATGCTGTAGGAAAATCCCATGAACTGTTTGAGAGGCTACGAGTCCCAGTGGATAATTTGTTCTTTGCTGGGGAAGCAACAAGTATGAGTTATCCAGGTTCTGTTCATGGGGCATTCTCCACCGGAATGATGGCAGCAGAAGATTGCCGGATGCGGGTTCTGGAGCGCTATGGAGAGCTTGATTTGTTCCAACCAGTCATGGGAGAAGAGGCTTCCTTGTCTATCCCTCTTCAGATATCTCGTATGTAA
- the LOC114187959 gene encoding protein DETOXIFICATION 41-like isoform X1 has translation MNSESGYQPLLLGLHSHSHIPDLSSDTIEEFLKERSIELRWWPQLVAWESRLIWLLSWASIVVSIFNYMLSFVTLMFTGHLGSLELAGASMAIVGIQGLAYGIMLGMASAVQTVCGEAYGARKYSAMGIILQRAIILHLGAAVILTFLYWFSGSFLKAIGQSESIAEQSQVFARGIILQLYAFAVSCPMQRFLQAQNIVNPLAFMSLGVFLLHLLLTWLVLFVFNCGLLGAALTLSFSWWFLVLLNGLYIILSPRCNQTWGGFTVKAFKGIWPYFKLTAAYAWMLCLETWYNQGLILLSGLISNPTVSVDSISICMNYLNWDLQFMLGLSAATSVRISNELEAAHPRVARFSVIVVNGISIVISVVFSAIILTCQKPLSRLFTSDSEVIEEVSSLTPLLAISVFLNFIQPILSGVAIGSGWQAVVAYVNLASFYVIGLTVGCVLGFQTTLGVAGIWWGMIFAVLVQAATLTILTARTNWDAEVTKIKRILNVTELACYMQSEAIYYAIVG, from the exons ATGAACTCAGAGTCAGGGTACCAACCACTTCTACTTGGTCTTCATTCACACTCCCACATTCCAGATTTGTCATCAGACACCATTGAAGAGTTCTTGAAAGAAAGGTCCATTGAGTTGAGATGGTGGCCCCAACTTGTTGCTTGGGAGTCAAGGCTCATATGGTTACTGTCATGGGCCTCCATTGTTGTCTCCATTTTCAACTACATGCTAAGCTTTGTCACCTTGATGTTCACTGGGCACTTGGGCTCTCTTGAGCTTGCTGGGGCATCCATGGCCATTGTTGGAATTCAGGGTCTTGCTTATGGGATTATG TTGGGGATGGCAAGTGCAGTGCAAACAGTGTGTGGAGAAGCATATGGGGCAAGAAAATACTCAGCAATGGGGATCATATTGCAGAGAGCAATTATCTTACACTTGGGAGCTGCAGTGATTCTCACATTTCTGTATTGGTTTTCAGGGTCATTTCTGAAAGCCATAGGTCAGTCAGAGAGCATAGCAGAACAAAGTCAAGTTTTTGCACGCGGAATCATTCTCCAACTCTATGCATTTGCAGTTTCCTGCCCTATGCAGAGGTTCCTCCAAGCACAGAACATTGTGAACCCTCTTGCATTCATGTCACTTGGGGTGTTCCTTCTGCATCTGCTTCTCACTTGGTTGGTTCTCTTTGTTTTCAACTGTGGACTTCTTGGAGCTGCCCTTACTCTCAGCTTCTCATGGTGGTTTCTTGTCTTGTTGAATGGTTTATACATCATTCTTAGCCCAAGATGTAACCAAACTTGGGGTGGCTTCACTGTCAAAGCTTTCAAAGGAATTTGGCCTTATTTCAAACTCACAGCAGCTTATGCTTGGATGCTGTG TTTGGAGACATGGTATAATCAAGGACTGATACTTTTATCTGGGTTGATCTCCAATCCCACAGTCTCAGTGGACAGTATTTCTATTTG TATGAATTACTTAAACTGGGACCTGCAGTTTATGTTGGGTCTAAGTGCTGCAACCAG TGTCAGAATCAGCAATGAATTAGAGGCAGCTCATCCAAGAGTAGCAAGATTTTCTGTCATTGTAGTGAATGGAATCAGCATTGTCATCAGTGTAGTTTTCTCTGCAATTATTTTGACATGCCAGAAGCCTTTGAGCAGGCTTTTCACTTCTGATTCTGAAGTCATTGAAGAAGTTTCTAGTTTGACTCCACTGCTTGCTATCTcagttttcttaaatttcattCAACCCATACTGTCAG GAGTTGCAATTGGAAGTGGATGGCAGGCTGTTGTGGCTTATGTAAATTTGGCTTCTTTCTATGTCATTGGTCTCACTGTTGGGTGTGTTCTTGGCTTTCAAACTACTCTGGGAGTGGCT GGTATCTGGTGGGGGATGATCTTCGCAGTTTTAGTACAAGCAGCAACTCTAACAATTCTGACTGCTAGAACAAATTGGGATGCAGAGGTaacgaaaattaaaagaatactaAATGTTACAGAACTTGCTTGTTACATGCAAAGTGAAGCAATTTACTACGCAATTGTAGGTTGA